The genomic window aacagaagCGGAATTTCTGCTTTGACCGAAGCGCTTCCAGGCGGCACTAACTTTCCAACCATTTTACCAAGTTCTTTTCCATCGTTGAGACCTTCGGATCTTGAGCCTTCCGCCAGTCCTTCCATTGGACCGTCCGCTGCACCTTCCGATTTTCCCTCTGGATCTCCGTCGGCCCAACCGTCGCCGTCACCAACGTCGGCGCCGACATTGCCCCCTGTCGATCCCAATTTTGAGTTTAACCTGATGATGCACTGGGAGCGCGAATTCTTCTGGCAAGAAGAATATACGGAGCGCACGTGGTGTATGGAATGCATGAAATGCAATGAACTTTCGGGAGCGGACGGCAACTCCGGATGTCGTGATAGCAACTCGAACagctttgactgtgacaatAAGGACCAGCTCTGGTTGCAGGACTGTGGTGGTCGATCCAAGGGTACTGCGGTCTTTACTATCGTACGCCACGACTCGTCGGATCAGATTCGCGTGCAGGGATCAGATCTGTGCCTCACGCTGGTGCGTCCGCGATTCATCAACCTACAGCCTTGTGACGAGGCTGACATTTTGCAACGTTTCCGAGGCTTCGACCGCAATCAGCCATTTGACTTGCGCCCAGTGCTGAACGACGATGGCTGCCTTACGCAGTCACATCATCCCAGAGCTGGCGAAGTCATCTTTAATGGTGGTTGTGAATTGGCTTACTTTTGGAATACTGCACTCTGGGATGCCATTCCCGCCTAAGTACTTGTTGTCAGTGGCGATGCCCTCAGCGTTGAATGCCGGTTCTTGCACGGATTCGATCTCATTCTGGTTGGATGTTTCGACGATCTCCTAGTATTGGACGACTAACATTAGACGCATGCTAATCGTAGTAAACAGAATCTGTCCGAACCCCAATgctgttaactgtaagttgtcCACACAAATCTCTAGCCAGCTTCACCTCACGGAACAGACTCGACAAAGTATGTTGTTGAAATGATTGCTTTAGACGCACTCTATTCCAGAGGGTGTTCATTGGATTATCTTATTAACAGAAATTTACATCGGCAACGCCTTTCGTTTCATATTCCCTGCTCCCGCCTTCCAGCAGACAGAGTGGGGATCAAGTTGACCGGATCGTGCGTAATTTTCCACTTTGCCACCTCGGAAGCAGAGTTTTTCATCTGACTATTCTGACTTCTTAACAGTAAGTATATATTATTGTTCCTAATCGGAAAGGAATAGTTCTAAACGTCACCATAATAGAGATAACCTTTGGAGACGCAATCCCGTCCCACCAAGTTGATCGGTCTCGCGCGGAGTCTTCACGCGGGACGGTGTAGCAAAATACGGCTTTGCGACTGGATTGGAACTAAGCCTAACCGTAAAGGGACCTGCCTTAGGGTTACAATGGATCCACACGACACCTTCTGTGTTGCCGTTGGACCAGTTGACCGATGCGCGATGCGTGCTCCGCTATCTACAAAAGAAACCGATAGCTGAAGTGTCGTGCCTGCCTGCCTACCTACCTCCCTGCCTTGCCAACGATCAACCTTGAAGTACAGTGACAATGTCGGGGAAGACAAACGACGACTACTTCCCTGAgcccgacgaagacgatgacgacgaaatcGACTTTGTACCGGGAGccgaagaggacgatgatgatgacgaggacgaagcgCTTCTGCTACTCGACGGAGAATTATCACTTGATTCGAATCAAAAACTCCGTTACCGAGGAGAAGGCTTTCGGTTAGAATCCAGTTTACCCATTCCGTGGAATGTGTTGGATATTAGAGCAGCACAATCATTCAAAGGCTCAGCAGAGAACCGAACCCTGGAATTTGTCATGATGGGACCGTGCGATCTGCATCCAGGCCAAGGAAAACCCACACCGCGGACGATGCAAGTCACTTTGACGTTACAAGACGCCAAGTCCTCCGTGTCGATCCTCAATAGAAAGGGGAAAACAGTTGGGACGCAGgaaggaaatgaagaagaggatctTACACCTGAGTCGAAGGCATCGTCCGTGAGTTATAACATCTACGGCATTCAACAAGACGCAAACGGCGGTGATTTGCTCGAATTCCAGGGTGCTTTTGCTCCCGTCTCCATTAAAAGTAATGTAGACAATGGAACATCCATTGCTTTGGTGTGTCGAGTAAGACTACTCCCATCTGCGCCACCAGCAGTAACCGCCGCAGCAACGTCGACGGCGGCCGCCGTCGGCTCCACAGCCAAAGATAGTAgcgacgaagatttcgacgacgcggacgacgaagtcg from Phaeodactylum tricornutum CCAP 1055/1 PHATR_bd_47x36 genomic scaffold, whole genome shotgun sequence includes these protein-coding regions:
- the TRD4 gene encoding TRD4 (contains a signal peptide, contains a tryptophan rich domain (TRD)); translated protein: MVAQNVLIGTAVALVVIIAVVIPVAILVPKNNDSNRSGISALTEALPGGTNFPTILPSSFPSLRPSDLEPSASPSIGPSAAPSDFPSGSPSAQPSPSPTSAPTLPPVDPNFEFNLMMHWEREFFWQEEYTERTWCMECMKCNELSGADGNSGCRDSNSNSFDCDNKDQLWLQDCGGRSKGTAVFTIVRHDSSDQIRVQGSDLCLTLVRPRFINLQPCDEADILQRFRGFDRNQPFDLRPVLNDDGCLTQSHHPRAGEVIFNGGCELAYFWNTALWDAIPA
- a CDS encoding predicted protein, with the translated sequence MSGKTNDDYFPEPDEDDDDEIDFVPGAEEDDDDDEDEALLLLDGELSLDSNQKLRYRGEGFRLESSLPIPWNVLDIRAAQSFKGSAENRTLEFVMMGPCDLHPGQGKPTPRTMQVTLTLQDAKSSVSILNRKGKTVGTQEGNEEEDLTPESKASSVSYNIYGIQQDANGGDLLEFQGAFAPVSIKSNVDNGTSIALVCRVRLLPSAPPAVTAAATSTAAAVGSTAKDSSDEDFDDADDEVDYDELIALHEDAGLSVDDLRKRYHEGDGGTTTTESPSKRSRQPAAQFSSSQPENDDDDDDDFGF